Genomic window (Nicotiana sylvestris chromosome 7, ASM39365v2, whole genome shotgun sequence):
GAAGCAATCAAGTTACTGTTGTTCCTATTCTCAGTGACGGGAGCTGCCCAgacctggctaaactcactccccataaattccataacaacttgggaggagttagtcaagcaattccaCAACAAGTTCAACCCAAccaacaagactgctcaacaaattgatgaaattttgagttttaaacagagaccaatggagacactgcatgaaacatgggaATGCTTCAAGGAGATGCTAGTTATATGTCCGCACTATGGTATTCCAGATCTGATGTTGGGGCAGCGGTTTTACATGGGGTTGTCAGATAGTGTAAAGAACATAGTTGATGtttcagctggtggagcatttttgagcaaaacctGGAGAGACGgccagagtctgcttgacaagatggcacagaattcgggatggataaccaggaatgcacctatcacccCAGcagttcactcagtgcccttagatccatccaactctatggcttaaaatatggccaccttattgacacagatgagtatactcaccaaaaaggtggaagagtcagggcagaagcagcaggtacacatagtagatactaccaatgggggcttgtgcgcgtcttgcattagtcagccaactGGTAACCAGTAGAATGTagaacatgatcatcatcactaccctgaagacatgaattatgtgtctaattatggaggccagagatAGGGTGGTCAAAATTGGGGTCAGCAGCAGCATCCATATAGGCCAATCCAGCCACAtatcaacaatggaaacatgggaggtatgagacctcctTATAATATGGCACCTTACCAAAGGCCACAGGGATACAACAATCAGAATCAGCAGCAGGGGTATCATCCTTCtcagcagcagcatggtggacgacaagaagatgggtttgctagacttgaaGCAATGATGCAACATGTTATTAGGTCTAATGCAAAAATCAATGAGAGAGTATATGCACATGATTCAGCtatcaagaatattgaagtgcagatggGCCAAACTTTGATGTCTCTGAACAATCATCCTCATGGGACATTACCTGCAGACATccagataaatccaaaagatcaaggcccgaagcaTCTGATGGCAGTGAGTCTATGCAATGGCAGAGATTTGGATGTAGATcaagagagggctcgagaaacCAGACATGCTGAGACACTcataccagtgcccattgagctggatgagtcaacaaaactgacagaggtgacagtCCAGCCCGCCCAGGAAGAAAATAACATTCAGATTGAGactgagaaagaagctgagatAGCCCGGGAACTAGTGGTTGAGGTGGTAGCTGATATAGATCCAtcccaaatcattgggaagaaTAGACCTCCTGCACCATTCCCTCAGAGGCTGGTTAAATACCAAAAAGAGGAGCagtacaagaaattcttggagatgctgaaacaaatctaGGTAAATATTCCTTTGATagatgctttgaaagagatgcctggtatgcaaaaatgatgaaggacttaatGTCCCAAAAttttgatttccaagacttggccacggtGACTCTTACTCAGACCTGCAGTGCAGTGGTGACTAGACTAATCGCGGAGAAGCTATCTGACCCAGGGAGCTTTACAATTCCCTGTActattggtaattttgctttCGCTAAGGCACTTTGTGATCTAGGGGCCAGCTTAAATCTTATGCCCCTAGAGATTTATAAGAGGCTGGGGATTGGAAGAGTTAGGCCCAcatctatgttgttgcagctagCTGACAGGACTATAAAGAGACCCTCTGGTATCctggatgatgtgttgattcaggtGGGGAAATTTTTGTTCTCTACAaattttgtgatcttagactgcaaggtggatgaagaaattcccataattttgggaagaccattcttggtCACTGGGAGAGCTCTTATTGATTGTGAGAatggggagctcaagatgagacTGAACGAcgaagagataacattcaatgtgcaaaaatctatgaggcgaccaagtgaattcaccaattgctctcttattgatgtcgcTGATGTAATTGTAGAAACTGATGATGAGATGTTGACAATTGAGGACCCCCTGGCTGCATgtctgatgaatttagatgaggtgaatggagaAGAACTGGTagaatgggtgttggcattagagggcagagggttctgggatagaactcttgaatttgagcccttacacttagaaaatagagaaattcctccagctaagccatccattgaagaaccaccaaagctggaattGAAGCCATTGCcagcccatctcaggtatgagttccttggacctgactccacattacctgttattatctcatccagtttgttagatgtgcaagCACAACAACTCTTacaggtactcaaggagtgtaagACTGCCATTGGATGGACCATGAcagacattaaggggatcaaCACCGCCTACTGTATGCAtaaattctgctggaagagggacacaaaccttccaaGGAACATCAAAGAAGGCTAAACCCCaatatgaaggaagtggtgaaaaAACAAGTAATAAAGTGGTTAGATGTGGGAATCATTTTCCCAATATCTGACAGTAGTTGAGTTAGCCCAGTGTAGTGTGTGcctaaaaagggtggcatgacggtgaTAAAAAACGATAACAATAAACTGATCTCAACACGAACCTTCATGGgatggagaatttgcatggattatagAAAGTTAAATCTAGCCACTTGGAAAGACcatttcccacttcccttcattgatcaaatGTTAGACAGATTGGTAAggaggtcacacttctgttttctggatgggtacttagggtacaatcagatctccattgcaccagaggacaAAGAGAAGACCTCATTCACTTGCCCATATGGCATTTATGCTTTTCGGAGGAttccctttggcctatgcaatgcacccgccacattccaaaggtgcataatgaccatattcactgacatggtagaggacataatggaggtattcatggataaTTTCTCAATGGTAGGgaactcatttgatgagtgccttaTAAATCTGTCTTGTGTTCTGAAACGgtgtattgagactaacctggttcttaattgggagaagtgccattttatagtacaagagggcatagtcttgggacatcgggtgtcaagcaaaggaattgaggtggatcgtgctaaaCTGGATGTGATATCAAAGCTTCCCCCTCCAATTTCAGTCAAAGCAACCAAGAGCTTCCTCGGACATGCCGGTTTTTACCGAAGATTCATAAGAGAtttctcaaaaattgccaaccctctatgtaagttgttagaaaaagatcaccccttcttgttttctgatgattgcagggtagcattcgaggagctgaACAAGAGGCTGGTCACAACACCAATCATTATTGCCCCCGACTGGGAGTAGCCATTTGAACTCATGTGTAATTCCAGAGACTATGTagtgggggcagtgctgggaCAGCGGAAAGACAAACTAATACATCCAATCTACTACGCaagtagaacgctgagtggagcccagctgaACTACACTGTGACGAAGAAGGAGATGTTGGTGGTGGTGTTTGCTTTCGATAAATTCAGATCATACCTGATCGGCTCTAAGGTAATTATATACACTGACCATccagctctcaggtacttgattgagaagaaggaatCTAAACCGCACCTAATTCGTTGGGTGTGCTGTTAGtccaagagttcgacctcgaaatTCATGACCGAAAGGGCACAAAAAATCAAGTCGCTGATCAtatatcacgacttgagggagctaaAAATTCAACTGAGGTTGAGGACATTATGGAAACCTTTCCATACGAGCAACTGCTCACGGTCAAtcttgaggaagtgccatggtatgcagactttgctaACTATCTGGCATGTGGTATAGTTTCCTATGATCTTtcctctgtacaaaagaaaaagtttcatcgtgactgccgcatgtattattggaATGAACCTTACTTGTTTCGAATAtatgttgacaatatgatccggaggtgcatccccgagatagaacaatcttctgttttgtaGGCATGTCATGCATCGGCGTATAGAGGGCATTTTGGAGGAGTCGGGACAGCTGCAAAAGTGCTATAGGCGAtttcttttggccaacagtgtttaaagatgcgcaCCAATGGGTGAAGGGTTGCAATGAATGTCAGCAAATCGGGAACATTTCCCGGcaccatgagatgcccatgaacccgattcaagaggtggaagtatttgatgtttggggaattgacttcatgggtcccttcgtcaggtcctttggcaataagtacatacttgttgctatagattatgtgtccaaatgggtagaagctgcaacatttcccactaatgatgcaagagtagtagtggggtttttgaagaagaacatattcacccgtttTGGGACACCGAGAGCTATCATCAGTGACAGAGGTACCCACTTCTGTAATCGAGCCTTTGAAAAGTTTCTAGCAAAGTATGATGTGCGTCACAGGGTGGCAACACCGTATCATCCGCAGACAAGTGGACAGGTGGAAGTGtctaatagagagataaagagtgtattGACCAAGACTGTAaatgccacaagaactgattgggcgaaaaagctagatgatgcactctgggctaATAGAACTGCTTTCAAAACACCAATTagtatgtcaccatataagttggtgtttgggaagtctttccacttgccagtggaacttgaacacaaagcttggtgggcactgaaacagTTGAACCTAGATATTGAGGCTACGAGCACAACGAGAATCATTGAATTGCATGAGCTTGACGAGTTCagacatcttgcttttgagagcataagattgtacaaggaaagaatgaagaggttgcatgaccagaacattgttgagcgacATTTCAAACCCGGGGACATGGTATTGCTCTACAACTCACGATTACGGCTGTTCCCCGATAAGCTTAAGTCATGATAGTCTGGTCCATTTCGAGTGGTCGAAGTATTCCCTTCAAGGGTTGTGGAAATTGCCTCGGAGAAAGACTCTcgcacatttagagtcaataCACAGTGATTGAAGCTATATGTAGGTATGAGTGTACCAAGAGAAGTGACAGAGATCAACCTGACGGAACCTTAGAGGTCGAGCGAACAGTAAATACGCTTATCTgcatcgtgtcgcgacgttaaatcaggcactgcaTGGGAGTCAACCCACGAATATTGTTGTTAGTGTTTGATTTATGTACTTTCCTAAAAACAATGGGCAAACCACCACGACCACGGGGGAACCACGACAGGACTGCAGTGAGAGGCGAACATTCTGCCTCGATGTTTGGCAGTTCACCGCGACCGTGGTGAGATGCAAACATTCTACCTCGCGTTATTTTATCCACCGCGGCTGTCGTGGGACTGCGACGGTTCGGTGTTAGGTAGGTAttttttttatcttctctttttcgtttttttattttgTTCAATTTTATATCCCACCCCCTAATAATTTCACAACCCCCCCCTCTTCACCATCCAAAACACCCAACCTACCCCTTATTTCCCCAATTCCCTCTCTTTCTCTAAACCTAAACCCATGACCCtctccattcttcttcttcttcttcactcatATCACTCCCCCACCTTCATTCCTCTCAACCCTTCTTCCATAAAGGTATGCTTCTCACCTCccccttctcttttctttttgtattgtAAGTAGTTATATGCTAGGTTAGTGTTGTAATTGTGtagtgattttttttaattaatcttTGTTAAGTTTCTTAGTGTTTTCTTGTGCTTTTCATTTTTGGGACTGATTGGTGAAGGGGCTGTGTGTATAATGTGGTGAAAGGGGGTATATGGTTGTAGGTGTTGAATGAAGTATTGTGGAGTGTGATGGGGTAGTATAATCATTGATTTGGGGAGGAATTGATGCCACATTATGGGCTATGTGTATGAAGAATTTGTcttgcccacaaggtgtttgggGAATTGCTCCAATGGCGTTATAAGGGGCTAATGTGACATGgttgtggtgaagtctgagtaaccaacCATAGTCACACATTTCACACACTCACTAATAGGCGTTTCTCTGTTTGACAGGTAATATGAGCTCGTTGAGGAAGAGACGCAACACCGGATCCTCCGCTAGTGGACCGGGAAGCTCCTAGCAAGCTAGGGGGCAAGACAGTGCAGCACAGTTTGACCATAGTTTAAGGTggtgtcagctggacatcttcttcGAGGTACCGGAGGAGGCCAATGTTCAATTAGTTAGGGAGTTCTATGCTAACTGCCCGAAACATGAGAATGGGGTGGTTACTGTGCGCAATACCCCGGTAGATGCCTCCATCGAGACCATCCGCAGGGTTTACCGGCTGACAGTGTTCATAGGTGAGTCTGATGATTATCGTACTTTTAGCTCAACACGTGCCTTGTGGCCAACTCTTCTGGAGACTATCTGTGTGGAAGACAGGAAACACATGTGGATAAAGCCCAGGATCACACTTAACTCCCAGTCTCTCACTTGGGAGGCTAGGTGTTTGCTCACCATTATCAATAGTCGACTGTCGCCCTCCAGCAACACGACCGATGTCAATCTACCACGGGCATcagcaatctactatttcatgGCCCACATGGATTTTGATGTGGCCAGGCTCCTCCATGACGAGATGCTCATTAGATCACCCGAGTTACTCAAGGGCTTCTACTTCCCTTCTCTAGTCACCAGGCTGTGTCGTCTTGCTAGAGTCCCTGAGGACCTTAGAGTTGATGGGAAATTACCACTGAAAGCCCTGTTCTTGGCAAGAAAAATCAGAATTGGGATGGAGCCGGTGGTGAATGTTGATGACTCGGATGATGCCGCTGATAATGAAGATGATGAGGCAGTTGAGGTCCCATCACCTCTGAGAGTGGGAGAGGCATTCCCATCACAACCACGCCGGAGCACCCGCATGACAAATTTAGAGCAGGAAATGGCTGGATTGCGTACCTCAGTCACTGAATTGGGTGCCCGTGTAGACACGGTGGCTGACCGACAGGTGAAGTCGGAGAAGAAATTCTTAGGATGACTGAGAGCTCTGGGTCGTGCTTGCAACGTGAACCCAGACACCATCTCCGATCAGGAGTGATCTTTCAGGGAAGTTCTTTTACCTTACTATTCTTTAAATTTTATACCATGAGGATATGTCtacattttaagtgtggggtggggg
Coding sequences:
- the LOC138873463 gene encoding uncharacterized protein, yielding MMKDLMSQNFDFQDLATVTLTQTCSAVVTRLIAEKLSDPGSFTIPCTIGNFAFAKALCDLGASLNLMPLEIYKRLGIGRVRPTSMLLQLADRTIKRPSGILDDVLIQVGKFLFSTNFVILDCKVDEEIPIILGRPFLVTGRALIDCENGELKMRLNDEEITFNVQKSMRRPSEFTNCSLIDVADVIVETDDEMLTIEDPLAACLMNLDEVNGEELVEWVLALEGRGFWDRTLEFEPLHLENREIPPAKPSIEEPPKLELKPLPAHLRYEFLGPDSTLPVIISSSLLDVQAQQLLQVLKECKTAIGWTMTDIKGINTAYCMHKFCWKRDTNLPRNIKEG